The sequence TACAATGCATACTGTGTAAGGCCACCTCAGGACAAGGTAGGTCAAGGTGTGACTAGAAACAGAGCAAGTGAGGAGGCAACTATCGGCCAGGGCTGGACGAGGACTCCCAACAGATGACTACAATCATGATGTCATTCCCTCTATAAGCAGAGGACAGCTTTCCCGTTAGAAAGCCATCACGGGCTTCAGGATCATCGCCGTCTAGTCCTCAGCCAAGGGTAGTACATATGGGGGCCGCATCTAAGATGGTGGGGGGAGACATAACCAGGGGTGACTCTCAGGAGGAAGTGAAAGTTGGGAAAGAGAAGGATGAGGCCAGTGGGAATCAAGGCTGGCAATGTGTCTAGGAGGAGGTCATTGAAAGCTGGGGCCATCCATGTAGGAGGCTGTGAGTGATAGAGTTGCTTTGGAGAGCATGTTTgggagaaggggagggggagtCGGCGGGAAGGCGCAGACCGCCAGGGGAGGAGGGGACGGCGGGAAGGCGCAGACCGCCAGGGGAGGAGGGGACGGCGCAGACCGCCAGGGGAGGTGGGGACGGCGCAGACCGCCAGGGGAGGTGGGGACGGCGCAGACCGCCAGGGGAGGTGGGGACGGCGCAGACCGCCAGGGGAGGTGGGGACGGCGCAGACCGCCAGGGGAGGAGGGGACGGCGGGAAGGCGCAGACCGCCAGGGGAGGAGGGGACGGCGGGAAGGCGCAGACCGCCAGGGGAGGAGGGGACGGCGGGAAGGCGCAGACCGCCAGGGGAGGAGGGGACGGCGGGAAGGCGCAGACCGCCAGGGGAGGAGGGGACGGCGGGAAGGCGCAGACCGCCAGGGGAGGAGGGGACGGCGGGAAGGCGCAGACCGCCAGGGGAGGAGGGGACGGCGGGAAGGCGCAGACCGCCAGGGGAGGAGGGGACGGCGGGAAGGCGCAGACCGCCAGGGGAGGAGGGGACGGCGGGAAGGCGCAGACCGCCAGGGGAGGAGGGGACGGCGGGAAGGCGCAGACCGCCAGGGGAGGAGGGGACGGCGGGAAGGCGCAGACCGCCAGGGGAGGAGGGGACGGCGGGAAGGCGCAGACCGCCAGGGGAGGAGGGGACGGCGGGAAGGCGCAGACCGCCAGGGGAGGAGGGGACGGCGGGAAGGCGCAGACCGCCAGGGGAGGAGGGGACGGCGGGAAGGCGCAGACCGCCAGGGGAGGAGGGGACGGCGGGAAGGCGCAGACCGCCAGGGGAGGAGGGGACGGCGGGAAGGCGCAGACCGCCAGGGGAGGAGGGGACGGCGGGAAGGCGCAGACCGCCAGGGGAGGAGGGGACGGCGGGAAGGCGCAGACCGCCAGGGGAGGAGGGGACGGCGGGAAGGCGCAGACCGCCAGGGGAGGAGGGGACGGCGGGAAGGCGCAGACCGCCAGGGGAGGAGGGGACGGCGGGAAGGCGCAGACCGCCAGGGGAGGAGGGGACGGCGGGAAGGCGCAGACCGCCAGGGGAGGAGGGGACGGCGGGAAGGCGCAGACCGCCAGGGGAGGAGGGGACGGCGGGAAGGCGCAGACCGCCAGGGGAGGAGGGGACGGCGGGAAGGCGCAGACCGCCAGGGGAGGAGGGGACGGCGGGAAGGCGCAGACCGCCAGGGGAGGAGGGGACGGCGGGAAGGCGCAGACCGCCAGGGGAGGAGGGGACGGCGGGAAGGCGCAGACCGCCAGGGGAGGAGGGGACGGCGGGAAGGCGCAGACCGCCAGGGGAGGAGGGGACGGCGGGAAGGCGCAGACCGCCAGGGTAGGCTCTGTGTGGCAGTCTTGAGATgtttgtgaggggggggggggagtgctggTCCACACAGGCTGTGTATTCAGGAGTGAGGTGGAGCAGAGGTTGTGTGTGACAGGAGGGCAGGCTGGTAGTGTGTGGGGCACAGCTGGGTGAGGCCTGCAGGAGATCTGGAGGATGTGTGTGAGGCCTGGCCCCAGGGCAGGTCGGACGAGAGGTGTGCAGGCCGCTGCCAGGTCTGGACATAACGTGGGTGAGGCCGAGGCCTGTGACAGGATCCCCCTGCTCTCCTTACCCTCGCACCGCCCTGGCCGCTCACAGTGAGTGCTGGGATGGTAATGGCGGGCACTGGGGGGCGGACCggcagctcctcctccttctctggcAGTTTGTCGGAGCTCACTGGATACAATCCGTGTATAACCGGCTTGGTTTCGAGACAGCGTTAGAAATACCCGGGGCCTGGATGCTCCTGTCCTGGGGATCTTCACCACCAGACGGCCACCATcttacattgggggggggggatactgtTCTGGCAGCTGAGGGAGGGGGAAGCGCCATGAGCATGCGCGAAGTGTCCGAAACGAAAAACGAGGCCGAAGCATGCACCGCAGAGCACGacgggagctgtagtttcagccATGAACTGGTTCTGAAGAATACCGTGCATTCGTAGTTACACTGAAGCTCAGTTGTCAGTCAGGGGTACTGTCACCAAGATGAGACCCCATTACCAGAGGTGTTCCAGATAATACTCACATATCAAACATGGCTAGCCTGTCTTCTACCGCGCACGAACTACATATCCCGACCAGCGTTGCACAAGGTCCGGTGAACGTTTTTACCATAATAAAAAGTCCCTTTTATTACAACAGACAATTTATTTCAATGCCCTCATGCTGTGACATAAACCCGAGAAGACACTTACTTCCAGTGCGCTTTGCCTTTTTAGGACATGTGGGAATCGCTGCTGGGACACGTAGTTTTCCCCGTTCCCTAACTAAACACAATAATAGCCGACTTACACTACATCTCCCAGAATCCTTTGGGCTCCTGTCACATTACCAGTCTTTGAACGGAGACGAGTAGGTAAAAACATCCCCATGATGGCCCTCTAGCGGTGGCCGCTGGGAAATGTAGTTCTTCCACTTCCTGACTCAAACTAGTAAACGCGAagcaaactacatctcccagcagccctttcgttcCAAACTTTTCTGACAGACGGCTAAATAAGAATTCATAATCGATTTTTCGCTGTGCACAGGATAATTGCCAGACTGTCTGGTGCAAGTAAGGCCGCCGGGGGTTAGTTTTGGGAAGGATATCGTCTTTCTTTTGAGAGCTGTCTGGACAGGCAATCGTGAAGGCAGCCTGAAGAGAGCAGGCGGGTTCCGGTTGGGAAGTTCAGTCAGTCCCAAGATGGCAGCGCCGTTGGCGGTAAATTCAGGTAAAATGGAAACTTGTATTGCAGGGTCGTGTTGGTGGAGATGGAGTGGTCAGTGCGGGAGGCTACCTCCCGGGGCTTTCCCATAGCGCTTAGTGAACGGCAGTAAACATGTGCTGAAGGCTCCGTGGGGCAACAAGTCCCAGCATGGCCGATCGTCCTGCTAGTATGGGGGAAAGTCCGTGCCCACCCTGTGATCAGGACTCGGATATTTCCCTCTAAGATTAGAAGGAAATACAAATTATTATAAAAGACGCACATAAGCGCCATTTACCGCACGGAATGTGTCAGAAAGCCTGTGCCTGCATGCATTCCATAGTTATAAGTCATTGTTCTGTGAAACGTATGACAAATATATCAGGGGTGTGACTATACAACCCCAAATGTGGTACACCATGTCATGTGCAAAATCTAAGAAGcgaaacagtgagtgcagctctggagtataatacaggatgtaactcaggatcagtacgggataagtaatgtaatgtatgtacacagtgactccaccagcagaatagtgagtacagctctggagtataatacaggaagtaactcaggatcagtacaggataagtaatataatgtatgtacacagtgactgcaccagcagaatagtgagtgcagctctggagtataatacaggatgtaactcaggatcagtacgggataagtaatgtatgtacacagtgactccaccagctgaatagtgagtgcagctctggagagtaatacaggatgtaactcaggatcagtacaggataagtaatgtatgtacacagtgactccaccagcagaatagtgagtgcagctctggagtataatacaggatgtaactcaggatccagtacgggataagggtactttcatactagcgtttttcttttccagcagagagttccgtcctaggggctctatacctgaaaagaactgatcagttttatactaatacattctgaatggagagcaagccgttcaggatgcatcaggatgacttcagttcagtcactgaacggcgcttTGGACAGAGgaaattatctccgtccaaaattccggatcagttgccagaatccggcattaatttacattgaaatgtattagtgctggatccgtcctcccggtctgcacatgtgaaaaaaatatataacggatccgtttctccggatgacatgcggagagacggatccggtattgcaatgcatttgtgagactgatccgtatccgtctacaaatgctttcagtttgcatgcagattgccggatcactctgccgcaagtgtgaaagtagcctaagtcatgtATGTACcctgtgactccaccagcagaatcgtgagtacagctctggagtataatactggatgtaactcaggatcagtacaggataagtaatgtaatgtatgtacacagtgacttcaccagcagaatggcgagtacagctctggagtataatacaggatgtaactcaggatcagtacagaataagtaatgtatataccagCAGgatatgcagtcatgcacactttGCTGTGTCGTCTTCCCAACTAACCCATTTTTATAGATTTGTAACAATTTGAAGACAAGGCAGAAAGTAACTTATGACTGTAGGATCAGAGTGCGAAGCAGGGTTTGTTTGtgttctgtaaccatggagattgGAGACACACTGGTTTGCAttggcacttggctattttctgaaCTCCCATAGTGGTAAATGGCGGGTGGCTAAgcatgcgcggtgtgctctcTCTTCACTTAGGGGCCCCGTTATGGAGAtacgagcaggtcccagagggggCTCAGTGCTGTAAGGTGTGGTATTCCTATGTAGAGCATAAATGTGGGGTGGATAGAGGCTAAAGTGTCCATcaaatgctgggaattgtagtcctTCTCCACAGTAATAATTTATGCCCTCCCATGTGTTTAGGATGCAAGCAAGGCTTCACTGTGCGATAATGATTATAGTACATAGGGTGGGGGGCAATATCGCTTTACACAGAGGAAGTTTGTACGTTAATGGTGAAGTATAAATTGTGATCTGTTCCAGGGGCCAGTTTGTGGGGTCCATACAAAAACATCTGGACGGCAGTGGAAAATGCGTTGCTGAAGAGGCAGCCGGAGGCTGTGCACGTCCTGGACCTGCTGCTCAAGAAGCATAAGCCGGACTTAATCTCCCTCTTCAAAAACCCAGTACGTTTTATGAGACGAGAGCGGATATGGCGTGTGATATTTATGTCTGTTTGGGtaccttcacacttgcgtcaaagtttttcggtattgagttccgtcctaggggctctataccggaaataaactgatcagttttatcctaatgcattctgaatggaaagcaatccgtccaGGATGTATCAGTTCAGTACTTTTACAGTATACGGTAATACCgcattgcatacagattgccggaactgcctgccggaatccagcaacgcaagtgtgaaagtacccttaaagaccCTGCCCCACCACTACCATCTTTAACCCTGGGGACTGACTGCCATCTCGTCCTGTACTCAAGCGTATGGATCCAGTGTGGTCACCGCTGCCTTCTATTCTTATATATTATTCCTACCTATAGCTTTCTGATAAGCTCTTCATTACAGGCACTGCTCCTTTAATTCAGAGGTGCGGTTAGATCACCACAGGGGGGGCCCTATAGGCTAGGGGGGCTCACAGTGCTATACAAAATGGGCACTGAGGTCCTCATGGCTCAAAATTACTGATTGATACTGATCCGTTAGATGACGGATTGACTGGAGTCATAGTAAGGAGCACCACCATGCGTCCCTCCCTCTTGATAAGTTGGTTGTTAAACAACAAGGGGCCCACATACAGTTCCTGCATGGGGGCCCTGTACTATATATGTCCACCCCATGGTTCGCCAGCATCAGTAAGGCCTGGTATAAAGACACCTCTGTGCAGACACTGGCACTAGCTCCAAGCTTAGCGTTGATGGTGCTCCCATAGGTGTGAATGGAGCTGCAGCCCGCACATTCAGTTTAATCTCTTCTTATTTCACTGCAGGCAAAGAGTCCCCAACAACATGAAAAGATCCAGAAAGCCAGCACAGAGGGCATCGCCATTAAGGGGCAGCAAGGAACCCGACTTCTCCCAGAAGCTCTCATCAAAGAGGCATTTATCCTCAGCGACTTATTCAATATCGGAGAGGTGGCTGCGGTGGAGCTTCTGCTAGCAGGTGAAGACTAGTTGTATACGGGGCTTATGTCTGTGTAacgtaaaggggttctccgggaataatGATTTTTCAGCCAGTGTCTGCAGCCTGCCTCTATAAACAGAAGATTCGTATGTACCTGCTCCCTGACGCCCTAGTCATCTGCGATGCCTCCGCTGTGTCCATGTTCCACTCCCTGGCTTGTTTCCTTCTGGCACTGCATGGGCATAGTCACATGCTCCGCTTCTGGCCGTGTCAcagggagcagataagtatgagtCTTCTGTTTACAAAGGCATGCTGTGGGcagttgctaaaaaaaaatctgtattcttggaggacccctttaaagagtTGTGCAGTTTCTGGAGGAAGCAGCACAGAGGATCCACCTGCAATAAAGAAATGATTTGGCATATACTGTCCCGCTGCTCTGTTTATCCGTCTGCAGCGCTGGCATCATGTCGACAacccatgactgctgcagccaatcactgccctcaGCAGTGCACACAAGAAGCCAGTGTTTGGCTGCATTGGTCACTTGGTGTCAACATGATATCACTCCTGCAGCCGGATAAACAGTCCAACTGGGTGAAACAGAGCAGTGGCACAAGATCTGCCAGGTAAGCAACGATCACTTATTTATTGCAGGTGGATCCCCTATTATGTCCTGTTTCCTCCTAAaaccagacatcccctttaagacaCCTTATCCTCTATTTGCGAGATAGGATATACGTTTTTGATTGTcaggggtccaactgctggggcCTCCATCGACCACAATAACTGGGCGCCATGCTTTCGGTTTGAATGGAGGCGCAGACACTTGTCTACTGCTCAATTAAACTCTATAGGACTGTTGGAGATAGCAAAGTGCTTTgctggcagccccatagagctgaatggagcagcagtgcgtGTACATGACTGCAGCTGCATTCTAACAGGGGAGAACGGGTCCCTATTCACAATTCTCCCCAATGGTCAGAGCTCCatctgcagtacgcagccctgcagggtgagcgaatgtgaggtcacggttaataggcaaaacgagggttgctcttggtactcacagtttttatatactttgggcaggcgtacagcagtgatggagaggctggcacatggatcctctggggcactctctgtgtatagagaccaggccgggtggtaggtgaggtgccctgggtgttgtaggtttagtgtgcctgtggcaagatcccttatagtttgtgacgccagtgccggtaacggtggcacaccgatttgttgtaggaagaattgaggtacacacagttgtagtgaaccagaactcctttttactgaacagttcaactatatacagtcctCAGTTATTTCCATATGcataatgttgaatacaggcaggcttgacataaatggcaggcaaagtctttgcaagatactcagagggaaaaacacttacagatcaggctgcacttttctcagatcctgtctggctttcaccaaggcccatatgccctatagctggctttatccttgggtagggaaaacttcctctggtatatatcttcttgctttaaatatccttctgcccttcaactTTCTATTTTGCTGGATGAAAGTGTCTCTGCTCTGTACTTTTCAAGGTGCTAATTATCCTCAGGAGGTAACTTCTTCTACTGGgtgcaagctaggagcctgggctatctagctgcatgtcagaagttgCTCCTCAGCTCCTGCCTGTCTGAAGTGACacttggcttctgaccacacacTCTTTCTCTgaactggacctgactatatatactagggggttccctagctccctctactgcctaggaggaggaactacacccctaacaggcctggtacacaggaattaacatgtcaacatacattaaaatgccatataaaataccataaccatgttccacaggaggtggagaacaacgtgacccaattgacccttgtgtagtgcccacccttacgtagtgggacactacacagcgATCagacacttagggggtcatttattaagaccggcgttttagacgcatatcccccatagctggcggtggatcggccgcagttattatgtagaggatccaccaccacttctaaatgtaatagTTGactgcttcctagctgtcttacggttaccaggcgtagaaaattgtaAATGAGACTGGCCTCCCGCCCCGCCCCTTCTCCGCCCACGCCACAcccattttttagacctggtgtgagcggggaaaagtcgcagattgtgctgcaaaggacctttgcgccgcaatctccgccagaaatactcctaatataggtgtatttctggttagtaaatgacccccttatttTCTATcctgtatatagaggatacattgTCTtaatgagagaacccctttaaagggatagtCTCCTCTCTAGGAGGTGCCAACACTTGATGACCGGTTAGGGTCTGACTTTGGGACTGTGAAGGGGCTGCAGCTCTGATTTAACACTGCGCCCCTTCACTGTAGGATACCctctatgccatcactttataagatggtAACACCACATTAACTATGTAagtaaagcttaaaggggttatccaatttcaagacCCCCCTCCCACATGTGTCGGGCCCCTCAccgaggtaatatacttaccccgatccctgcgccactcctggtccccacacagcCGCTGTTGCTTCTTCCTGCACAgggatgaaaacatccgatgttggggaggagcagccaatggcaggcagggacggggacaagcctccctagcgtcaccctcgatgcctgccattggctgctccccccgcgacaccggatgttttcatccgcgtgtAGGGAGAAGCGGCGGCGCGGGGACCAAGAGCGGCGCTGGTAGCTGGGTAAGTATATTACGGGTAAAGGGTCCGGCACATGTGGGGGTTTTTTCTTGAaatttgaataacccctttaatcagtgtTCTGGTATACTGTGTGTATGCTCACCTTGCCCTGTTCAAGatatgtttgctgtcagtgaattaaaCAATCGTTGTGTACATTCAGGACTAGCAATGATCTAGTCCAGCCAACACAAATACACAGCTTGTCACAGCGTATCCCCCTCGTGACCTGTATGAACTGCACATGATCAGTAATGTTTTTTAGCTTGTTTTCATCGAAattacaataataaaagtatatagGCTTAacgcttctcacagctgaggcttTGCtttagttgtatccagtctatatAATCCTCCAGTTACCTTTTTACCTGGACTGATATATTGTATCAAACTATCGGGACAAGAGAGATTTATGCTGCTAATACCTAATAGACTGaatacaactgtaacaaaccctcagctattagacagtttttttttttttttaacatctggCTGTCAACAAGAGTGgtcctattcactgacagcaagcagagattttgcaGTGGTTTTGATCAATAGTGTCCAGTGTGACAGGCGCGCTGTTCCGTTATCTGTTATAGAGATGGAGTGGCAGCGTGCCTGCTCAACCACCCAGGACCCAGACGCCATCCTCGTGATTGGTGGGGACATCGTCCCTCTTTTGAGCAATTTTGTCTTTTTCCCGTGCAGCGCGTTGTTCTTGTTCTTGCTGAGAAAATTCTAACCTGCTGCTTCGTTCCGGGTCCTTGGCAGCTTTCACCTGCTTTCTAGTCCGGCCAGTGAATGTTTTTAGTGGTGACCTGTCCCCAAGCGGCACGTGACCCCGTCTGTGGAATGGAAGACCACTGAAGGGAGGCAGGGAGCAGACAAGGCCGAGGTTTTTCAGCAGTTAGCTGTGGGGTTCAGGAATAAAATGCTGAGAtgcgggacaactcctttaactggGACAAACCTTTAATGTAAACTGAATCCTAAATAGGAGAGAAGGATAAAGATTCCCTTAACCCCGTTAGTAACGAGCCTGTTTAAGACATGTCAACGCATTTTAAGAGCCGCAACTTTTTCCATCAacattggcattttttttttcatttttttttttgttatttttttttttttaatggcccaCCTTTAGGGTATATGTGACTTTCTGACTAAttctgccatttttattttattttttaaatatttagtgCTGTTCGGCATAAATCCCTTTTGCCGCTGTCTCCGCTGCCCTCACATGGGATGTGCGCACCTATTCCCGCACAGTGTTCCTGCTTAGCTGCATTTACTATTACGCAGCTGAATGAGATGACAAAGGAACACTTCTGGTCGAGACCCGGGCATAAGAGCGCGCAGCCCATCTGAGTGCAGGGGAGTTGCCCCTACAGGGGCGGATGTACATCTGTCAAAAcgccttagatgccatggtcgctATTGGTTGTGGCGCTCCCACCCAAATTGCTACCTGCCACGGGTAGTGCACTGGGTGAGAAGAGGAGCTCCGGCACTGCAATCTCTGGGGGCAGCTGCACTGCTTTTTCACGTCCTAGAGTAGCCAGTAAGGGAAATAATAGATTATGTACTTCTTATATCAATAAAGGGTCCACTTTCATTACAAGGGTCTGCGCGCAGGCTGCATGCGTCTGACCAGTAAAATGGTTTTGTATTGCAGGAGAACATCAGCAGCCTCATTTCCCAGGCCTCACGCGGGGACTGGTCGCTGTGCTGTTATACTGGGATGGGAAGAGATGTATCGCCAACTCCTTGTGTACCCTCATCCAGTCCAGAAAGGGCAAAACATTTACAATGGACCTCAGGTATGGAGAAGATCACTGTATGTGAGGGAATGTCCCGCCAGGACAAGCCGTGTCCCTGTGTTCTGTTATGGTCCCCCTTGAGACACCTCTCTGTGAGCCAGAGCAGAGAGCTTCTGAAGGTGTTTGTGCTGCACATTCACAATATTGAATGCGCagtatagaccatcaatatcagattgtggggGCCTGACTGCCGACACCTTTGCCGGTTAGCTGCTGGATGGGGCTGCTGCACTTCTCCGAGCATTGCAGCCTCTCCATTGTATACTGGCAGGCTGTCTATGCAGCAACGGCAATGCAGGCAATCACATTCAAGGGACCAAGATGAAGCTGTAATTACCCTGCCCCACACTCCATATAGGTGTGCAGATTAATAataaggaggccacagtgctTGCATGAGTGCCGCAGACCCTCCAatcagctgattggtgagggtgccGAGTGATGGACCCcctccaatctgatactgatggcatATGCCAGGAGTGGGCAACctgtggcactccagctgttgtgaaactacaactccctgcatgtatacttgctctgctcttctcagaactctcatagaaataaactgagcatgctgggaattgtagtttcacaacagctggagtgccgcaggtggCCCGCCCTATATGCCATATACTAAAACAAAAACCATTCAGTATTGTGAAGCTGCAATGCCTCTTAAACAGCTAGTGGCTCTCGTTCTGCTGTGCTTCGGCCTTCCTTCATTTATATGTGGGGTGAAAAGACCAGTTGACGGAAACTTCCCTGCAAAATCAGCTTTGACTGCATGTAAGAGGGTCACAAATTCCTACCTGACGCTCCCCATGTTTCATCAGTACAAACGTGTACCGAGATCTAGATGTTCAGCAGTATTTTCTTATTTGCAGCCCAGAGGTGGAGTCAATGACAACGCGATTTACTGACGACCTGATGGAAAGTGGCTTAACTCAGAAAATCCTAACTCTGGTGTCTCAGATTGACGTGAACAATGAATTTGATAAGCTTCAGAAAGAAAGAGGATTGGGCAATGAGAAGCATCGAAAGGAGGTACACAGGTTACATTGGTTGGAATTTGACGAAGGGGCCAGTTCGGCTCTGAAACGTGATATTCATTACCaatatagtaaaaataaaataacatgttCTCCCCGATTGTCTGAGATCCTAGTCGCCGATATGTGCAGCGTGCTGGTTCTTTCTTGGAGGAGGTGTACAGTGTGGGAAAGAATACAGCAGGTTACATAGGAGGGAGGATTGTCACTAACTGGAAGTCTTAAAGGGGACCTTTCATgcgattttattaagggagatatatacctgtggctgatgctgccaccctgcttgatttttttaaaaatatgcccCGCCGGATTTCTCccactcagtatgctaatactgagcatcggaacaatgaggaggagactgagtctttctccgtgggtgtctccttctcccctggctgtagcgctgtccaatcgcagagcatcacagccagggagaaaaaaacctccctggctgtgacgctgtgCGCtgagattggacagcgctacagccaggggagaaggagacacccacggagaaagactcagtctcctcctcattgttccTCTTTAAAAGAACACTAAATGTTAAAAATGctcagaaaatgaaaaaataaagtgtatgtatgtgtgtgtgtgtgtgtgtgtgtgtgtgtgtatatatatatatatatatatatatataatcagcatTTTCTCTCTTCATTTCATGCTTTTCCATTTAATCTGATATATAGCTTCTCTGTGCATTTACACCGACCGAGGAACAGCAGATTGTCGAGAAGGGAGTGTTCCTTCCCAGCAGTCAGCTGCTcgctcagtggaggtgaagtgatcacctccacagtatgagaacgagAGGTCACTATTGAGATCGCTCGTCcttatacagctgcattgtttctggacatcaatacccgtggtcaccatggtaggcacagaaggtACCATCGAAAGTtggtagggcagacatccgaatggatcctgCAGTCATAGGGGCAGGTGATTGGCCTGAGGTGGGCGCAAAAAGTACTTTTGAAATTTGACAGGGCAGACCTCCAAATGGATGTTTAGATGGCacgatctgctgtccagaaacaatcATTTAGGTGCCAGCACAAGCAACAGTTTCAGCTGATGAACGagtgtttcgctcgttcatcgggtgatcggctgcacctttacacgggcagattgttgggaacgagCGTTCGTAGGAACTTTAGTTCCCGATAATCTTCCTGATTATTCCACCGTGCAAATCCACCTTTAGGCAACCCATCTACCATGTCTGCAGTAGGACAAAAAGGGTTTGCTCCACTTAAACACGTATCCACAGAATACagtagtgtttgatcagtgagtgTCCGTCTGCTAGGCCA is a genomic window of Bufo bufo chromosome 1, aBufBuf1.1, whole genome shotgun sequence containing:
- the LOC121002326 gene encoding basic proline-rich protein-like, giving the protein MSRPGSGLHTSRPTCPGARPHTHPPDLLQASPSCAPHTTSLPSCHTQPLLHLTPEYTACVDQHSPPPLTNISRLPHRAYPGGLRLPAVPSSPGGLRLPAVPSSPGGLRLPAVPSSPGGLRLPAVPSSPGGLRLPAVPSSPGGLRLPAVPSSPGGLRLPAVPSSPGGLRLPAVPSSPGGLRLPAVPSSPGGLRLPAVPSSPGGLRLPAVPSSPGGLRLPAVPSSPGGLRLPAVPSSPGGLRLPAVPSSPGGLRLPAVPSSPGGLRLPAVPSSPGGLRLPAVPSSPGGLRLPAVPSSPGGLRLPAVPSSPGGLRLPAVPSSPGGLRLPAVPSSPGGLRLPAVPSSPGGLRLPAVPSSPGGLRLPAVPSSPGGLRLPAVPSSPGGLRLPAVPSSPGGLRLPAVPSSPGGLRLPAVPSSPGGLRLPAVPSSPGGLRLPAVPSSPGGLRLPAVPSSPGGLRRPHLPWRSAPSPPPLAVCAVPTSPGGLRRPHLPWRSAPSPPPLAVCAFPPSPPPLAVCAFPPTPPPLLPNMLSKATLSLTASYMDGPSFQ